A genome region from Cucumis sativus cultivar 9930 chromosome 4, Cucumber_9930_V3, whole genome shotgun sequence includes the following:
- the LOC101217202 gene encoding uncharacterized protein LOC101217202 isoform X1, which translates to MKTADASLFGMFFKHKDKSSPSDDDSEDLGDVFDSEVNSYLNNRKEAHYKKIIWEQINKDYLQDQAAKKQGLNVVGASAVVKKSKKQRQRKTEAPINMPAQADTGTTREMQIKKRLSSKFNFDVLDKLFSDTPAPDSSEKQGASSCKENSSSGQIHCRNELEDDFEDNLNSSSGQIHCRNELEDNFEDNHTETMFEENFDIEGEEDPTETYGNEYYDFQDEEEYGYGYNDYGGEEEY; encoded by the exons ATGAAAACTGCTGATGCATCTTTATTCGGCATGTTCTTCAAACACAAAGATAAAAGTTCTCCATCCGATGATGATTCAGAGGACCTTGGTGATGTTTTTGATAGTGAG GTGAACTCTTACCTAAACAACAGGAAGGAGGCACAttataaaaagattatttggGAGCAAATTAACAAAGACTATCTTCAG GACCAAGCAGCTAAGAAACAAGGCCTTAATGTCGTTGGAGCTTCAGCTGTGgttaaaaaatcaaagaag CAGAGGCAAAGGAAAACAGAAGCTCCAATAAACATGCCTGCTCAAGCCGATACAGGAACTACACGTGAAATGCAAATTAAAAAG AGGCTCAgttcaaaattcaactttGACGTGTTGGACAAACTCTTCTCTGATACA CCTGCACCTGATTCAAGCGAAAAGCAGGGAGCCTCAAGTTGTAAAGAGAATAGTTCATCTGGTCAAATCCATTGTAGGAACGAGCTGGAAGACGACTTCGAAGACAATCTGAATAGTTCATCTGGTCAAATCCATTGTAGGAACGAGCTGGAAGACAACTTCGAAGACAATCATACTGAGACGATGTTTGAAGAAAACTTCGACATTGAAGGTGAAGAAGATCCCACAGAAACTTATGGTAATGAGTATTATGATTTCCAAGATGAGGAAGAGTATGGCTACGGATACAATGACTATGGTGGTGAGGAGGAATATTAG
- the LOC101217202 gene encoding uncharacterized protein LOC101217202 isoform X2 produces MKTADASLFGMFFKHKDKSSPSDDDSEDLGDVFDSEVNSYLNNRKEAHYKKIIWEQINKDYLQDQAAKKQGLNVVGASAVVKKSKKRQRKTEAPINMPAQADTGTTREMQIKKRLSSKFNFDVLDKLFSDTPAPDSSEKQGASSCKENSSSGQIHCRNELEDDFEDNLNSSSGQIHCRNELEDNFEDNHTETMFEENFDIEGEEDPTETYGNEYYDFQDEEEYGYGYNDYGGEEEY; encoded by the exons ATGAAAACTGCTGATGCATCTTTATTCGGCATGTTCTTCAAACACAAAGATAAAAGTTCTCCATCCGATGATGATTCAGAGGACCTTGGTGATGTTTTTGATAGTGAG GTGAACTCTTACCTAAACAACAGGAAGGAGGCACAttataaaaagattatttggGAGCAAATTAACAAAGACTATCTTCAG GACCAAGCAGCTAAGAAACAAGGCCTTAATGTCGTTGGAGCTTCAGCTGTGgttaaaaaatcaaagaag AGGCAAAGGAAAACAGAAGCTCCAATAAACATGCCTGCTCAAGCCGATACAGGAACTACACGTGAAATGCAAATTAAAAAG AGGCTCAgttcaaaattcaactttGACGTGTTGGACAAACTCTTCTCTGATACA CCTGCACCTGATTCAAGCGAAAAGCAGGGAGCCTCAAGTTGTAAAGAGAATAGTTCATCTGGTCAAATCCATTGTAGGAACGAGCTGGAAGACGACTTCGAAGACAATCTGAATAGTTCATCTGGTCAAATCCATTGTAGGAACGAGCTGGAAGACAACTTCGAAGACAATCATACTGAGACGATGTTTGAAGAAAACTTCGACATTGAAGGTGAAGAAGATCCCACAGAAACTTATGGTAATGAGTATTATGATTTCCAAGATGAGGAAGAGTATGGCTACGGATACAATGACTATGGTGGTGAGGAGGAATATTAG